The Methanothermobacter thermautotrophicus genome contains the following window.
GGCCTCAGGGTCAAGGTGACCCTTGTTGAACCAGGAACCATACCCCGGAGTGAGGGTAAGGCCGTGAGGGTGATAGACAGGAGGAACCTCTAGTTTAAAGGATAGAATGGTGATAAGATGAGGGTTAAGCAGATATCAATATTCCTTGAAAATAAGAAGGGCAGGCTCTGGAAGGCCCTCAGCACACTTGCAGAGGCAGGTATAAACCTCAGGGCACTTTCACTTGCAGACACATCCGAATTCGGCATACTGAGACTCATAGTACCCGAACCTGAACACGCTGCAGCTGTGCTTGAGGATAAGGGCTTCGTTGTTAAAATTAAGGACGTGGTCGCGGTTGAAATGGATGACCGGCCAGGGGGCCTTGCATCCATCCTTGAGGTGCTGAAGGACTACGATATAAACCTTGACTACATATACGCCTTTGTACATGAGAAGAAGGACAAGGCCATACTCTTCATGAGCACGGAGGACCTGGACGCCCTTGAGGGTGCACTGGGGGATGCAGGGGTGAGGATGGTCCCACCAGAGGAGGTCTACTCCCTCTGATTACCACCGGAGGTTGATTTTTATTCCCTCTGGGCGAGCCTGAGGTCCTCCACGGAGTACTCAATACCCTCCTTCTCAAGTTTTTCTGTTATACTCCTGCTCATTTTACCAACTGCAAGTACAAGGACGTTGAGGCCCCTCTTTGCAGCTGCAAGTGCTGCGTGGGGTGTTGCGAATTCAAAATCCACCCTCAGATCCAGTTTATTTGCAGCTGCCCTTGAAACTGTCCCCATTATCCCTATCCTGTCCTGGCCTCTGCTGAGCTCCATCAATCTTTCAAGGTTTGCATTCCGTGATCCTCCCTCAGATATTCCTGGCAGCACGGCTATGGTCACCTTACCCCTCTGGAGGGGTATGGTACCCCCGAGTTCTGAAAGGGCGACATCCTCACCCCTCCTTGCAGGATGGAGCACCTCTGCATAGGCCTCCCCGTTTCTCCTCCTCCGCGCGTAGAGTATACCATCCTCCATGAAGAGTTCAACCTCATCCCCCTCCTGGAGGTCCTCCCAGGCTATGGCAGGCCACACCGACCTGTAGAAGCTCATGGATTCAAGCACCTCATCGGCGTACCTTCTAAGGTCCATGGCGGCTTCTCTGATCTTCTCAGCACCCCTCCTGGTTATCTTGTAGTGGGACCTGCCGCTTCCGGACTCAACCAGGCCCTCTGCTATGAGGCTCTTGATGTTCTCAGAGACGGCCTGGACGGTTATCCCGAGCTTATCTGCTATGTCCTTCTGCCTCACATAGGGCTGCAGCCTGGCTATCTCACTGAGTATCTGAAAGCGTGTAAGCTCACCCTTCTTTCGCAAAGACTTCATCCATTCACCCTCACATTCTTTATGGCCCTGTCAAGGAGTTCAAGGAATTCTCTCTCACGATCTGAGGGTATGTAGGCGCCGCAGGCAGTTGCATGGCCCCCGCCGCTTCCACCCACCTTCTCGGCAACCCTCCTCATTATGGAGCCGAAGTGTATGCCGTCGAAGGCCAGGAGCCGTGAACATCGTAGTGAAACCTTTAACCCATCAGAGGTCTCCCCCAATCCGATCATGGGCCTCCTCCAGTCACCGTACCCGAGAAGCATACCTGCAACGGTTCCTATGACCGCTGTGTTCACTCCGGGGGCATGGAAGTACTGCAGGTTCTCCATGTCCCTTATCAGTTCATCATCCATTATCTCGTTGAGTGTAGCTGCAAGGTAGGCCCGGTGGGCCCTGAGGACATCCTCCAGTTCATCCTGGTTCCCCTTCCGGTCCCCGCCGATTATCTCCATTGCAAGCTTCCACCTTGAGTTACGGTTACATGCGTTCACCGCGGTTGAGAACTCAGATAGATCCCTGAAGACAGTGTACCTCTCCTCGGAGCTGAGCTCATAGACCTCACCAAGGATAAGCCTTGGAAGGTATTTATGGTATCTTTCAGGGACCTCACTGACCATCATGCGGTATATCTCGTTGAAGAGTTTCCTCTTCTCATCATCAGTAAGGTCACAGAGCCTCCGCTGTGATTCACCATTGCTGAGGGGTATCCCAAGGTTCTTGAGCCTTGCAATACACTCATTGGTGTTGTTTGTTGTTGGGAGCGTCACATCCCCAAAATAGGAGAGCGCATTAACCAGGGGCCTTGTATGTCTACCATAGATTGTAAGGTCACTCTGGCACTCAACATGACCCTCCCTGACGCTGTCCTGGAGGATATCCCTGTTGAGACCCTCCATCTTACCCAGGGTGATGTTCTGCATGTCACCCACAGCTGCAAGGAGACCCATCCAGCCGAGGTCCCTGTAGCCGAACTCCCTTCCAAGGAGGTAGGCAAGTCCCCCGCCTGAGACATGTGTTGAGCCGTCCATACCATAGAATATGGGGTTTATCTCCAGTAACTCCCCGCTGGGTGCTGTGAAGTCCCTTTTCCTCACGGGGGGATGGTGGTCCAGTATTAGAACCCTTGAGTTTGATTTAAGGTTCTCATGGACCCTCTGACCGGATCCAAGGTCACTGAAGATGGTGAGGTCCGAGGAGAGTTCAACGTCAGGCACCTCATTGATGTTTATGATCCTCACCTCATGGTCCATACCCAGCCTTCCAAGGACCTTGCTGAGGACCGTTGCGGCTGTTATACCATCACAGTCAGTGTGACTGTATACCGCGACAGTTTCAGAGGATTCTATCATCTCCCTGGCCCTTCTGAGGGCCAATCTCAGTTCATCAATACCCGTATCCATGGCATCATCTCTTCTTCGAGGACCTCAGAAGCCTCGCAAGTTTGGGAAGTAGTTCGCTCTTTTTTCCATCGTATTCCACCACAACCCTTCCTGAGGACTCCCACCAGGATGAGGGATATGCACTGTCCGACTCCATCCGGGCCTCCAGCTGGAGCTTCCTCGCAGCCCTCAGTATCTCACTGGCGGTCGGAGATTCAACAGCATACTCCAGGGGCACCCTGCGACCCTCACTCCGAGATTTTCTTGAATCAAGATAGGCTGGCCATATGATCAAATTAACTCCTCCTTCTGGTAAGCTTCACTGCATTCTGCTGGTCCACATCTTCAGCCATGCTAACCCCGAGGGCGGCTATCATATCCTTCACGGTGTACCTTTCAGGTGTCACGGCCTTTATCCCATACTCCTCCAGCTTCCTGAGGGTTATCGGACCTATCGCAGCCACCTCAACATTCTTAAGGGCTCTGATGAGCTGTTCACGCCTATTGCCGGCGATTTTGAGGAGGTTCTCAACCGTCAGGGGGCTTGTGAAGGTAACTGCATCCACCCATCCAGCAAGGAGGCCATCTATCAGCTCCTCTGCGGGTCCGGTGTCATCAGGTAAACCGGATCTGTAGGCCTCGGCCACTAGGACCTCTGCGCCCATCATCTCAAGTCCACGGGGGAGCACCTTCCTTGCAGAGAGCGTCCTCGGGAGGGCAACCTTCCATCCCTCAAGGTTGAGTCCACTGAGGGCGTCCAGGAGGCCCTCGGCGGTATAATCCTCAGGGACTATGTCGACCCTGAGTCCATGCTCACGGGCCGCAGTGGCTGTCCGGGGGCCTATAACTGCCACCATGCAGTCCCTCCTGATTTTCTCTGCAAATTCGCTGCAGAGCCTGAAGAGGGACTCAACTGCAGCCTGTGACGTGAAGATTACAAGGTCCCATTCATCAGCCCTCCTGCAGACCTCCCTGAGGGATTCGGTGTGGGCCTCCTTTAACTCCAGGGTCGGGGCCACGAGGGCCCTTCCACCTGCCCCCTCTATGAGTTCAACAGCCTCTGCAGATCTTTCATGGGGCCTTGTGACGGCCACAGTCCTATTCTTCAGTCCCTCTAATTTCACGGTAGACATTGACAACATCACCCACAACTATGATGCCTGGTGGCCTCAGGTCCCTATCTGCAATGTCTCCAAGTGTCCCGAGGACTATCCTCTCATCATCCAGTGTCCCTCTCTCAATTACACATACAGGGGTCTCGGCGGGGCGGTGCTTCATGATCTCCTCCATGTTCTCCCTTATGTTACCAACACCCATGAGTATTATGAGTGTATCTGCATTGTAGTCCCAGTGGACCTGCCTCTCGGGCTTTGTCGGGTCCTCATGGCCTGTAACCACGGTGAAGGATGTTGCAACACCCCGGTGGGTTACAGGAAGCCCGACAGATGTGGGGACACCAACAGCCGATGTTACCCCCGGGATGACCCTGTACTGGATTCCGGCTTCCTTAAGGGCCAGGATCTCCTCACCACCCCTCCCAAATACGAAGGGATCGCCGCCCTTGAGCCTCACCACCGTCCCATGTTTCCGGCCTTCCTCAACCAGTATGCTGTTTATCTCATCCTGGGTCCTGTGGTGTTCACCACTCCTCTTACCAACGTATATGAGTTTGGCTTCATCAGGCGCGTATCTGAGTATCTCTTCACCTGCCAGGCGGTCATAGACCACCACGTCCGCCCTCTCAAGGACCCTTATGGCCTTGAGTGTTATGAGTTCAGGGTCCCCTGGCCCTGCGCCAACAAGATAGACCACCATGATCATCACCTCTGTTGTAATATCCTCAGGGGGGAGTTGCAGTTCATAGCAACAGGATATACTACCATGATCATCACCTCTGTTGTAATATCCTCAGGGGGGAGTTGCAGTTCATAGCAACAGGATATACTACCATGATCATCACCTCTAGATCTTCAGGATGCCCCTGAAGAATTTGAAGCCATCAGTGGATCCCAGTATCTCCTCGGACGCCCTCTCAGGGTGGGGCATCACCGCGCATACCATCCCTGTTTCATCGCAGACCCCTGTTATCCCGTCCAGGGAACCGTTCGGGTTTTCCCCATGGAACTGCAGGACCACCTGATCGTTTTCCCATACCTCACTGATATTGTTGTGATAGTACCTGCCCTCTGCATGGGCCACTGGCATCCTTATAACCTCATCCTTCCTGAAGAGACCTGTGAATGGCGTCCTGGTTGTTTTAACCCTGAGTTCGGTCCACTGGCAATTGAATTTTGGGTGCTCGTTGACGGTGAAGACCCCTGGCACAAGCCCAACCTCTGCAAGGATCTGGGCACCATTGCATATGCCCAGAACAGGCTTCTCCTCCTTCACAAGTTCCCTGACAGCGTCCATTACAGGGGTTATGGCTGCAATTGCACCTGCACGGAGGTAGTCCCCGTAGGAGAAACCCCCTGGGATCACGACGGCGTCGAGGTGATCAAGGTTGCGCTGGTTCCACCACACATACTCGGGCTCTGCCCCTGCCAGTTCAAGGACATGGTGGACGTCACGGTCACAGTTGGATCCGGGAAACCTTATAACTCCCACCCTCATGTTTCAGCCTTCCATCTCATTTATACTGACATCATAGTCATGGATGACCGGGTTGCAGAGGAGGCGCTGGCACATATCCTCAACCTCCCTCTCAACAGCCTCAAGGCTGTCCTCGTCCATGGTGAAGGTTATAACATCAGTTGTATCGGTGTCCTCAACCTCGTATCCAAGGAGGGCCAGGGCCCTCTCAATTGTGGCCGCCTCAGGGTTCAGCATCCCCTTCTTTAGCCTTATTCTTACCTCAACCATAAATTTCATTCCATCACCTCAGAGTTTAACCTTCCACCTTTCAATGTCATCATCATCGAGTATCATCCTGGCAACCCTTCTGTAGGCGCCCACAACACCCTCCTCTCCACGGCGGAATATGTCCTTGTCCAGGGGCTCTCCGGTCTCCTTGTCCCAGAGGCGGCAGGTGTCAGGGCTAACCTCATCGCCGAGCCTTATCCTACCATCTGAGTCCCTTCCGAATTCCAGCTTGAAGTCTGGCAGGATAAGTCCCCTTGACTTGAGGAACTCCCTGAGGACGTCGTTTATCTGCAGTGTGATCCTCCTTATCTCCTCCAGTTCATCCCTGGTGGCGATCCCGAGGGCAAGGATTATGTCGTCGTTCAGCATGGGGTCCCCGTGCTCATCACTCTTGTAGTCCATCTGTATGAGGGGTGGTCTGAACTCCTGGCCCTCCCTGAAGGGGAACCTCCTCACGATGCTCCCGGCTGCTATGTTCCTGGTTATAACCTCTATGGGTATCATCTCAAGTTTCCTTGCAAGGATGCAGCCAGGCTCCCTCAGTTCAAGGTACTGGGTCGGTACCCCGGCGTCCTCGAGGACCTCAAATATCTTTGCTGAGATAACAGAGTTGTAGTAGCCCTTCATATCAAGGGTGTCCTTCCTTTCACCGTCGCCTGCTGTTATATCATCCCTGAATCTGACTGCAACAATTTCAGGGTCATCTGTAAGGAGAACATCCTTTGCCTTACCACTGTAGAGTGGACCGTCTATCTTCACATCCATACTATCACTTTAAATTAATTATGAGCATGAGATTCTGGATCGACTCTCCAATACTTATATAGGTGTAAATCCTATTATGAGTTATATCGCGATTCAGTTATATAATCTTGCGAAATCAGATTCATGCTTCTCAGGGTGAAATAATGTGTGGCATTGTGGCTTGTATACTTAAGGATAGGATTGCAGCCCCGATTCTCCTGGAATGCGTCAGGAGGCTGGAGTACAGGGGCTATGACTCCGTTGGTATCGCAACATCGGATCCAGTGATAAGGATCAAAAAGGACAGGGGTAAAATCGACGAGGTGGATGCAAAACTTGACCTTGCAGATCTACCAGGCAACATGGGGATAGCCCATGTCAGGTGGGCGACCCATGGTCTCCCCACAGCTGAAAACGCCCATCCACATACTGACTGCAGCGGCGAGATAGCAGCGGTACACAACGGGATAATAGAGAACTACCTGGAGGTTAAGGAGGAACTTGAATCAGAGGGCCACATATTCAGGTCCGAGACAGACACTGAGGTCATACCCCACCTCATAGAGAAGTACATGGATGAGGGGATGGACCTCGAAGCCGCAACAGCCACAGCACTCAGGAAGCTCAGGGGAGCATATGCAATTGCAGTCATATCATCCAGGGAGCCTGGAAGGATCGTGGGGGCCCGGAAGGAGAGTCCACTCATAGTTGGTGTCGGTGAGGGAGAATACTTCCTGGCCTCAGACGTTCCCGCCATCCTCAACCACACCAGCAGGGTGATATACCTCGATGACGGTGAGATGGCCATAATTGATGGGGATCTGAGGGTCACCGACATTGAGGGCAACCCTGTGGAGAAGGAGGTCCATTCAATCGACTGGTCGGCTGACATGGCAGAGAAGGGAGGCTATGACCACTTCATGCTTAAGGAGATACATGAGGAACCCGCCGCGGTGAGGGACACCCTCACAGAGATGGATGAAGTGTTCAGGGTGGTTGAGGAGATAGGCGAGGTTGAAAGAGTCTGTTTCGTTGCCTGTGGAACATCCTACCATGCATCCCTGGTTGGCAAGTACCTCTTCGAGAGCCTCCTTGGCATACCGACCGATGTTATCCTTGCAAGTGAGTTCAGATACTCTGCAGGGGCCCTGAATGACAGGACACTGGCCATATTCATAAGTCAGTCAGGTGAAACAGCGGATACCCTGAACGCCCTCCGTGCAGCCAATTCAAGGGCCAGGACCCTGGCGATAGTCAACGTACTTGGAAGCTCAGCAACAAGGGAGGCCCAGCATGTCCTCTACACAAGGGCTGGCCCCGAGATAGGTGTGGCTGCAACCAAGACCTATGTGAGCCAGTTAACTGTTATATACATGCTAGTGGCTGCAATGGGTGCACCAGGCCTCATGGAAAAACTTGAAAGGGTCCCTGAGTTCATGGAGAGTGCCCTTGAGGATGAGGACCGCATCAGGGAACTGGCAGCAGCCTACAGTGATGCTAGGGACTTCTTCTTCATAGGACGCGGATTCGCCTATCCAACGGCCCTTGAGGGGGCCCTGAAGCTCAAGGAGATAACCTACATACACGGTGAGGGCTACGCAGCAGGTGAACTCAAGCACGGCCCCCTGGCCCTGATAGATGACGGGGTACCGGTAGTTGCAATTTCACCGCCAGGCCCCTGCCATGATAAGACCCTGAGCAACGTTGAGGAGGTCAGGGCGAGGGGTGCAAGGGTCATAGGCCTTGGCAGCGTTTCAGATGAATCCCTCAGGAAGGAGGCCGATGACTTAATAGGCCTTGACCCTGAGGTTGATGATATCATATCGCCCCTGATCTACATCGTCCCCCTCCAGCTCCTATCATACCATGTGAGTGTGGAGCGTGGACTGGACCCTGACAAGCCAAAGAACCTTGCAAAGTGTGTGACCGTTGAGTGAAGATGACAAGAGTCATAAAGAAGTATTACGGGGTCCTGACGCTTATATGCGTCCTTATAGGTTTTCTGTTCCCTGAATTTTCAATTTTTTCAGGTTACACGCCGCTACTACTGGCGCTCCTGGTTTTCTCCCTGG
Protein-coding sequences here:
- the purQ gene encoding phosphoribosylformylglycinamidine synthase subunit PurQ, which produces MRVGVIRFPGSNCDRDVHHVLELAGAEPEYVWWNQRNLDHLDAVVIPGGFSYGDYLRAGAIAAITPVMDAVRELVKEEKPVLGICNGAQILAEVGLVPGVFTVNEHPKFNCQWTELRVKTTRTPFTGLFRKDEVIRMPVAHAEGRYYHNNISEVWENDQVVLQFHGENPNGSLDGITGVCDETGMVCAVMPHPERASEEILGSTDGFKFFRGILKI
- the glmS gene encoding glutamine--fructose-6-phosphate transaminase (isomerizing), with product MCGIVACILKDRIAAPILLECVRRLEYRGYDSVGIATSDPVIRIKKDRGKIDEVDAKLDLADLPGNMGIAHVRWATHGLPTAENAHPHTDCSGEIAAVHNGIIENYLEVKEELESEGHIFRSETDTEVIPHLIEKYMDEGMDLEAATATALRKLRGAYAIAVISSREPGRIVGARKESPLIVGVGEGEYFLASDVPAILNHTSRVIYLDDGEMAIIDGDLRVTDIEGNPVEKEVHSIDWSADMAEKGGYDHFMLKEIHEEPAAVRDTLTEMDEVFRVVEEIGEVERVCFVACGTSYHASLVGKYLFESLLGIPTDVILASEFRYSAGALNDRTLAIFISQSGETADTLNALRAANSRARTLAIVNVLGSSATREAQHVLYTRAGPEIGVAATKTYVSQLTVIYMLVAAMGAPGLMEKLERVPEFMESALEDEDRIRELAAAYSDARDFFFIGRGFAYPTALEGALKLKEITYIHGEGYAAGELKHGPLALIDDGVPVVAISPPGPCHDKTLSNVEEVRARGARVIGLGSVSDESLRKEADDLIGLDPEVDDIISPLIYIVPLQLLSYHVSVERGLDPDKPKNLAKCVTVE
- a CDS encoding signal recognition particle subunit SRP19/SEC65 family protein, whose translation is MIIWPAYLDSRKSRSEGRRVPLEYAVESPTASEILRAARKLQLEARMESDSAYPSSWWESSGRVVVEYDGKKSELLPKLARLLRSSKKR
- the purS gene encoding phosphoribosylformylglycinamidine synthase subunit PurS, whose product is MKFMVEVRIRLKKGMLNPEAATIERALALLGYEVEDTDTTDVITFTMDEDSLEAVEREVEDMCQRLLCNPVIHDYDVSINEMEG
- the recJ gene encoding single-stranded-DNA-specific exonuclease RecJ, which codes for MDTGIDELRLALRRAREMIESSETVAVYSHTDCDGITAATVLSKVLGRLGMDHEVRIININEVPDVELSSDLTIFSDLGSGQRVHENLKSNSRVLILDHHPPVRKRDFTAPSGELLEINPIFYGMDGSTHVSGGGLAYLLGREFGYRDLGWMGLLAAVGDMQNITLGKMEGLNRDILQDSVREGHVECQSDLTIYGRHTRPLVNALSYFGDVTLPTTNNTNECIARLKNLGIPLSNGESQRRLCDLTDDEKRKLFNEIYRMMVSEVPERYHKYLPRLILGEVYELSSEERYTVFRDLSEFSTAVNACNRNSRWKLAMEIIGGDRKGNQDELEDVLRAHRAYLAATLNEIMDDELIRDMENLQYFHAPGVNTAVIGTVAGMLLGYGDWRRPMIGLGETSDGLKVSLRCSRLLAFDGIHFGSIMRRVAEKVGGSGGGHATACGAYIPSDREREFLELLDRAIKNVRVNG
- the purC gene encoding phosphoribosylaminoimidazolesuccinocarboxamide synthase, translated to MDVKIDGPLYSGKAKDVLLTDDPEIVAVRFRDDITAGDGERKDTLDMKGYYNSVISAKIFEVLEDAGVPTQYLELREPGCILARKLEMIPIEVITRNIAAGSIVRRFPFREGQEFRPPLIQMDYKSDEHGDPMLNDDIILALGIATRDELEEIRRITLQINDVLREFLKSRGLILPDFKLEFGRDSDGRIRLGDEVSPDTCRLWDKETGEPLDKDIFRRGEEGVVGAYRRVARMILDDDDIERWKVKL
- a CDS encoding uroporphyrinogen-III synthase — encoded protein: MSTVKLEGLKNRTVAVTRPHERSAEAVELIEGAGGRALVAPTLELKEAHTESLREVCRRADEWDLVIFTSQAAVESLFRLCSEFAEKIRRDCMVAVIGPRTATAAREHGLRVDIVPEDYTAEGLLDALSGLNLEGWKVALPRTLSARKVLPRGLEMMGAEVLVAEAYRSGLPDDTGPAEELIDGLLAGWVDAVTFTSPLTVENLLKIAGNRREQLIRALKNVEVAAIGPITLRKLEEYGIKAVTPERYTVKDMIAALGVSMAEDVDQQNAVKLTRRRS
- the cobA gene encoding uroporphyrinogen-III C-methyltransferase, which gives rise to MVVYLVGAGPGDPELITLKAIRVLERADVVVYDRLAGEEILRYAPDEAKLIYVGKRSGEHHRTQDEINSILVEEGRKHGTVVRLKGGDPFVFGRGGEEILALKEAGIQYRVIPGVTSAVGVPTSVGLPVTHRGVATSFTVVTGHEDPTKPERQVHWDYNADTLIILMGVGNIRENMEEIMKHRPAETPVCVIERGTLDDERIVLGTLGDIADRDLRPPGIIVVGDVVNVYREIRGTEE
- a CDS encoding ACT domain-containing protein, whose translation is MRVKQISIFLENKKGRLWKALSTLAEAGINLRALSLADTSEFGILRLIVPEPEHAAAVLEDKGFVVKIKDVVAVEMDDRPGGLASILEVLKDYDINLDYIYAFVHEKKDKAILFMSTEDLDALEGALGDAGVRMVPPEEVYSL
- a CDS encoding MarR family transcriptional regulator, translating into MKSLRKKGELTRFQILSEIARLQPYVRQKDIADKLGITVQAVSENIKSLIAEGLVESGSGRSHYKITRRGAEKIREAAMDLRRYADEVLESMSFYRSVWPAIAWEDLQEGDEVELFMEDGILYARRRRNGEAYAEVLHPARRGEDVALSELGGTIPLQRGKVTIAVLPGISEGGSRNANLERLMELSRGQDRIGIMGTVSRAAANKLDLRVDFEFATPHAALAAAKRGLNVLVLAVGKMSRSITEKLEKEGIEYSVEDLRLAQRE